A genomic segment from Comamonas terrigena NBRC 13299 encodes:
- the bamC gene encoding outer membrane protein assembly factor BamC has translation MKNITRLSLLGIAVALSACSVLENDKIDYKSAKKGVTLDVPPDLNQLSRDTRYNVPGSSVSARELQAGQASVTPPLEKAAALTVGDVTIERDGNQRWLVVNRPADKIWDPVRDFWLESGFNMAIEKPELGILETDWAENRAKLPQDVIRSTLGKVFDSLYSTSERDRFRTRLERRADGKTEIYVTHRGMQEVYANQQKDSTIWQPRAADPELETEFLRRIMVRLGSTEEQSKAVVAAGGTKPTVAQSARVTTLNGQPAVEIDEAFDRAWRRVGVALDRTGFTVEDRDRSKGLYFVRYVPANPDTEEKKKGFFGSLFGSKAEAKPAKYQIAVRSEGAKSSVVVLGENGQPESDVNAQRIVRVIADDLR, from the coding sequence GTGAAAAACATCACACGACTGAGCCTGTTGGGCATTGCCGTCGCTCTGTCGGCTTGCTCTGTGCTGGAGAACGACAAGATCGACTATAAGAGTGCCAAAAAGGGCGTGACCCTGGACGTGCCTCCCGATCTGAACCAGCTCTCTCGCGACACACGCTACAACGTGCCCGGCTCCAGCGTCTCGGCCCGCGAGCTGCAGGCTGGCCAGGCCTCGGTGACACCGCCGCTGGAAAAGGCTGCCGCCCTGACCGTGGGTGACGTCACCATCGAACGTGACGGCAACCAGCGCTGGCTGGTGGTCAACCGCCCTGCCGACAAGATCTGGGATCCGGTGCGCGATTTCTGGCTGGAAAGTGGCTTCAACATGGCCATTGAAAAGCCCGAGCTTGGCATTCTGGAAACCGACTGGGCCGAAAACCGCGCCAAGCTGCCCCAGGACGTGATCCGCTCCACCCTGGGCAAGGTGTTCGATTCGCTGTACTCCACCAGCGAGCGTGACCGCTTCCGCACCCGCCTGGAACGCCGCGCCGACGGCAAGACCGAAATCTACGTGACGCACCGCGGCATGCAGGAGGTCTACGCCAACCAGCAAAAGGACAGCACCATCTGGCAGCCACGCGCCGCCGATCCCGAGCTGGAAACCGAATTCCTGCGCCGCATCATGGTGCGCCTGGGCAGCACCGAAGAGCAGTCCAAGGCCGTGGTCGCCGCGGGCGGCACCAAGCCCACCGTGGCCCAGTCGGCCCGCGTGACCACGCTCAACGGCCAACCCGCCGTGGAAATCGACGAAGCCTTCGACCGCGCCTGGCGCCGTGTCGGTGTGGCCCTGGACCGAACCGGCTTCACCGTGGAAGACCGTGACCGCAGCAAGGGCCTGTACTTCGTGCGCTACGTCCCGGCCAACCCCGACACGGAAGAAAAGAAGAAGGGCTTCTTCGGCAGCCTGTTCGGCTCCAAGGCCGAAGCCAAGCCCGCCAAGTACCAGATCGCCGTGCGCAGCGAAGGCGCCAAGTCGAGCGTGGTGGTGCTGGGCGAAAACGGCCAGCCCGAGAGCGACGTCAATGCCCAGCGCATCGTGCGCGTCATTGCCGACGACCTGCGCTAA